The sequence below is a genomic window from Ipomoea triloba cultivar NCNSP0323 chromosome 10, ASM357664v1.
TCCGACATATTGATGTTACAGAATTAATTTCAGATTAGTTCCAATTTTAAATTCCAGAATTAATCTCCCGGTAATGGTTGGCAATTTTGAAGGTTGCAATCTGGATTTTAATTAAACTAGAGTTGACGGCCATGGTTAAATTCTATTTAATCCTATAACTCCTATATATACTTGGTTGAGCATAGCATTTTACACACAATTTGAAATACTAGCTTTCTACCTTTCGAAACTTTGTTCTTCCTCTTCTCAACCTCCTATATTCATTCCGCGTTCTAAGCTAAGTTTGAGTGCTCATAACTTAGAACTGGAGTGCATTTTGTCCTGAAAAATCTAGACCGCAATCTCCTAACACATTAGAAGgcggtaaataaaattttaaggaaAGAGTACAACTCGACTCATACTTACAATCTACCCTAAATTCCTTTCCTTCGTCCTTGTCTTGTTTTCCAAatttaataattctttttcgTATGATTAGTATATTTTTTCAGGGTTTTCCACCAACATCAATAACAACCAAATAAATTCGGAAAAAACACAGGAGACGATCGGAATCAAAACCTCCGGTTGACGACTGACCCTATCAATCCTGATATTAATACTCATTCAAAATTTAgtaaaaacataatactttatttcatttatatatatgtctacATTAAATCTATATCTACATATTGCCCATATTCATACAAGGGccactcaacaacaacaaaaaacaaaagatcgaaaaaacatcatatatatatcatccTGAGATGTCCAACCAAACTGGCCAAGTTGATTTGCTGGGGGATACATGACTAGTCCTGCCTAGGGCGGCCCAACCAGAGAGCACTGAGAGTCCGGAGACGATGAAAGAAATCAGTAATTATCAGAAAGCACCTCGCCACTTGAACCACTGTTAGGATATGATATAGCCTTTGGATTGTCTGAATCCTCAAATTATCGGCCTGTTTTTACATAGCCGAGTTGGatcaataaaagaaaaaaggtaCAAACATTTAATgcacaaatatatattaacacGTTGTgatgattaatataatataattatgatgaAACATGTGCGTGCGCATCACGTGAAATACGCGTGCATGTATAGTGAAGTATTTACCTGGCGAACAAAAGTCTCGAGAGTGTAGAGGTTGGTAATGGCCGCAGCCATTTGGGCCATGCAGGAAGCCAGATTCGAAGGGTAGAAGAGTACATCCGAAGATATGATATCAGAGATTGTGTGGTGAAGAGTTTCCATGCCTTGTGAGAGAGcttcttcagcttcttgtgTGGATTGTTGCAGTGCAATCATACCCAACATTTGTTGCTCCGTCAATAGCTCCAATTGGCTCATAATTacctatataatatatatgcattcatcacacacacacacacaaaaagaaacaattatttgttatttcatGTTAGAATGTctttcaatttgtttttttggaaTCACTGGATATAAGATAGGTTTaatcaaaataactaacatGTTACACTTtcttttgttaaaaaataaacaagggattttaaaaaaaaaaaaaaaacctgagaGGCAACACgtgaatgtatatataaaattttcatcaacatataatacatgTGCCACACAAGTGTGAATTATTTTTCCATCACATGTAATGCATGTGTCActatatacatatgcatattcCTTAACTTACTTTTTATGTAATCACAATTAATGTTTTCCTAGGATGATATTACTAGATTTGTATAATCCAAAAAAAGTAACACACTTTACATTTTCttctattaaaaataattaagaaataaaattaagagaCACATGTGCGTCACATATACTGAGGTGTACAATACATGTGCGACACACGTGCACTACTACTTTTCGTCGCATGTAGTATACGTGCAAGGACATACTTGTGTTTCTTAACTTACAGTTTGTGCGATATAGAATCAATGGTTTCACAcggtaatattaatatatataaaacacataaagtatacactacaaatttaaaataagtcaaataaaatatgttcatCTAATTCAATGAAACGAAAAATATTCCAACTTTTTAACACCTCAGCACATAATAACACACAATCCAAATTACTAATTGTTAATATGAACAACTTCACTGTGTCCGATGGTTGACACCCTGAGAtcataatcaataattattttattgagtgTTAATAAGTAGGTATATATGTACCTTGAGAAGGTGGGAGGGACGGAAACCGCCGATCCAAATAAAGCAGCGTTCGACGGGGGTCCAGCACATGCCCGAGACCAGATGGAGAACGTCGGATTTGGCTACCATACTGTTCAGATGTGTCATCTGAGCATAATGTGCAAAGCAGGCATCCACATACCTCTTCAGCTCATTCTCCGACAACATAACCTCATCAACTGCGTTTCGGAGCTGACATATGATCCGATGTTCCTCCTCTATCCACCTTGCATACTCCACGTCGAAAGCCGCACCTTCTAATTTAATCAATTCCGGccattacaaattattatatgttctaattataattagttcactaattataattaataatattgaaataatCATACCAGGGGTTATTTTGGTCAGGGAAAGAGGATGTCCATGTCCGACTCCAACTACATTGCCATTTTCAGTAATACGAACTCCCtgaaatataaatgtaaattaacaaaaattaatttggtgCATAATAATGTAGTaagaaaaatgatgaattaaaTAATATTGGGATAAAATATTACGTACGCGAGCTTGGGCTAGTTCCACTTGTTGTTCTAATTGTATCAGCTTGATCCTACTCGCCTCAAGCTGCTGAATATAAGCctgcaataatttttttttcaaaaatagaaaaattttaagcttttttcttttctaaaaaattaatattttgtgaATAAAATAGTTTTGCCTTCTTCCTAATCCTGCATTTCCTAGCTGCCTCCCTGTTCTGTGCCAGCCTCCTTAAAGTCTGCAAACGAAGACcagaaattgtgaacatttctaattttctaTACTGTAACgttacaataatatattattagatattagatatcaaaattaaattttgtaaattacttatttaaaaaaaaaattaaaaaaaaaaaaaaaacaaccttaGCGTTTAGGGTTCCACTCTCGTCGCGTCCTCCGCCGCTTGATGTCGAACTTCTGCGactttcacttccacttccacttCCTTCAAgctaccaaattaaaaaaaaaaaaaaaaaaaaaaaaaaaacaaccttaGCGTTTAGGGTTCCACTCTCGTCGCGTCCTCCGCCGCTTGATGTCGAACTTCTGCGactttcacttccacttccacttCCTTCAAgctaccaaattaaaaaaaaaaaaaaaaaaaaaaaaaaaacaaccttaGCGTTTAGGGTTCCACTCTCGTCGCGTCCTCCGCCGCTTGATGTCGAACTTCTGCGactttcacttccacttccacttCCTTCAAgctaccaaattaaaaaaaaaaaaaaaaaaaaaaaaaaaacaaccttaGCGTTTAGGGTTCCACTCTCGTCGCGTCCTCCGCCGCTTGATGTCGAACTTCTGCGactttcacttccacttccacttCCTTCAAgctaccaaattaaaaaaaaaaaaaaaaaaaaaaaaaaaacaaccttaGCGTTTAGGGTTCCACTCTCGTCGCGTCCTCCGCCGCTTGATGTCGAACTTCTGCGactttcacttccacttccacttCCTTCAAgctaccaaattaaaaaaaaaaaaaaaaaaaaaaaaaaaacaaccttaGCGTTTAGGGTTCCACTCTCGTCGCGTCCTCCGCCGCTTGATGTCGAACTTCTGCGactttcacttccacttccacttCCTTCAAgctaccaaattaaaaaaaaaaaaaaaaaaaaaaaaaaaacaaccttaGCGTTTAGGGTTCCACTCTCGTCGCGTCCTCCGCCGCTTGATGTCGAACTTCTGCGactttcacttccacttccacttCCTTCAAgctaccaaattaaaaaaaaaaaaaaaaaaaaaaaaaaaacaaccttaGCGTTTAGGGTTCCACTCTCGTCGCGTCCTCCGCCGCTTGATGTCGAACTTCTGCGactttcacttccacttccacttCCTTCAAgctaccaaattaaaaaaaaaaaaaaaaaaaaaaaaaaaacaaccttaGCGTTTAGGGTTCCACTCTCGTCGCGTCCTCCGCCGCTTGATGTCGAACTTCTGCGactttcacttccacttccacttCCTTCAAgctaccaaattaaaaaaaaaaaaaaaaaaaaaaaaaaaacaaccttaGCGTTTAGGGTTCCACTCTCGTCGCGTCCTCCGCCGCTTGATGTCGAACTTCTGCGactttcacttccacttccacttCCTTCAAgctaccaaattaaaaaaaaaaaaaaaaaaaaaaaaaaaacaaccttaGCGTTTAGGGTTCCACTCTCGTCGCGTCCTCCGCCGCTTGATGTCGAACTTCTGCGactttcacttccacttccacttCCTTCAAgctaccaaattaaaaaaaaaaaaaaaaaaaaaagaagttaacaCAATGCGtagaatatttattttaaaaatgatttttatgttattatgaTATATGCGTATGTAGTACTCCGTAATTCGTAAAAGTACGAGGACCTTAAGAGGTTCAGAAGCTAAAGCCGAAGCAAGAAGAGCTTTGTTTTTAGGGTTGGATAATTCCATTGACGGTGAGGATGATCTCTTCGAACCCgaaaataatcaattattaataattaatataattaattatttttttaagaagaagaaaatgaaattaaagagtTAACGGTAGTACTACCGCAGTTGGTGATGGGTTGACGTGCATGGGCTCTGAGGGGAACATGTTCAGAGTATTTGGTAGCCTCATCCCATAGTTCTCTGCAATGGTAGTAGGAATTGAACCAAAAAATAACATTAGGGatatttatatcaaaatttaaaattaataaaagaaaaaataaaattactaaagatTCTTTACGTTGGTCTTGGCTTGACGAGGGATCTTGAGCTTGTAAGttgagaaaatgaagaaaagcttgatccaactcacccacatcaTAGGCTTCCGCGTTAACGTTGTCCTTGTTCCTGCGCCAAACATTCAGaaatacaaattaaaccaaaacgacagattaataatatttataatgtcTGTAACTCATGCCAGAaccggtccaaacattttatacATGAAATTTTCCGGAGGCGGAAATGAAGAAGATGCGGCGGCCTGCAAAGCTCCAAAACAAGTCTGATTACTCATCGCCGGATCTTGGAACGGCAGCGGCGGCGGCTGAGAAACAGAAACCTGATTGCTTTTGCTATTAGAAGCAGCAGCCATGAAAGGGACCCTAAGCGAAAGCTTATCcttaaaattgaatttattattctCTGAGCCCATCACCAACTTAACCCTAGACCTTATTAGTAACTGGAAATGTTGTTGTGAAGAAGAAAGGGGAGAGTGGGTTTGGGTTTTATAGGCGGCCCAACGCCATAATCAATACTTACAGGTGAAGGAACATATGGGATTGAATTGACGGTAGATCCAGTAAATTTGAAAGAGATGATTAAAGAGCGTTGGACTGAATTGAATGCtatgaatataaagaaaaaatcatGGATGATTTTAAGGAAGACGACGACGAGGATAAGTCTGCTGTTTAATTTTAGGATATACCAGACTTCAAGAactactttctctctctctctctctctaacatTTTAAGGAAGAAGACAAaggttagagagagagagagagaggattaCCGGGCTCCAAACCGGAGAAAACCGATATAATTTCAAGGTTGCTTGTCTGACCGGCGATGAAATGACGGAAAAGCCCTTgtgttttacaaatttttacaattcaaattttcatgcaGCATACTCAGCTTACACGTATACGGGTTAAGTGCCACACTCCTAATTGCTAAGTTGATccttaatttgataaaaatcaGCACactattttagtatttttttcaaaattcgTTAAATGAAAATGGATATTTCATtagctaaaaatatatttttttttgagttctactgactcggttacaatgtagtatctactttctcaacctactgaaacacaaagagtcaacagatgccttcactaaggctcgaactcactcccttccacatggaaATGTACACCGGgtgtcgcttgaccacaaggtctttggctcatTAGCTAAAAATATGTTGTGTTCATTAAAACAATTTGATCACGGGAGAATTCGAATTAATGaagacacatttttttttctaaatacaaaTAACTTGATTACATTTTAGTATTTGActtgaactcatgacctcccatatgaaaGAATCATTGCTCTGCCAACTGAGCACAAAGTGCTCGGCAATGAAGACACATTTATTTACACTACATGATGAGATTTGAGGTTATTAGAGCCCTATATAGAAATCATGAAAGTCAACATTGCTTCATTCCTTTCACCAAATGTTTCACCTTACATTCCCAAGCCCATGATGGAGTGGAGTTCAAATGATAGAAAAATGAATAACTTAGATAATATTGTCAAAGATCAAAGCCATTAATTATTCAATATTCCATTGAGTATGAAAGTGTGTATCCACTAAGgaaatatgaaaacaaaa
It includes:
- the LOC116033305 gene encoding bZIP transcription factor TGA10-like, which translates into the protein LQAYIQQLEASRIKLIQLEQQVELAQARGVRITENGNVVGVGHGHPLSLTKITPEGAAFDVEYARWIEEEHRIICQLRNAVDEVMLSENELKRYVDACFAHYAQMTHLNSMVAKSDVLHLVSGMCWTPVERCFIWIGGFRPSHLLKVIMSQLELLTEQQMLGMIALQQSTQEAEEALSQGMETLHHTISDIISSDVLFYPSNLASCMAQMAAAITNLYTLETFVRQADNLRIQTIQRLYHILTVVQVARCFLIITDFFHRLRTLSALWLGRPRQD
- the LOC116033306 gene encoding bZIP transcription factor TGA10-like; amino-acid sequence: MGSENNKFNFKDKLSLRVPFMAAASNSKSNQVSVSQPPPLPFQDPAMSNQTCFGALQAAASSSFPPPENFMNKDNVNAEAYDVGELDQAFLHFLNLQAQDPSSSQDQQNYGMRLPNTLNMFPSEPMHVNPSPTARSSSPSMELSNPKNKALLASALASEPLKLEGSGSGSESRRSSTSSGGGRDESGTLNAKEVEVEVKVAEVRHQAAEDATRVEP